One window of Mesorhizobium loti R88b genomic DNA carries:
- the phnH gene encoding phosphonate C-P lyase system protein PhnH → MDIAAQSIEGGFADPVFNAQTVFRAVMDAMARPGSAQPLPTLARPPAPLSAIAGAVALALCDNDTPLWLDPALHASAAIGSWLGFHTGAPLANTPADAHFAFVATPAEMMALDGFSQGTQDYPDRSTTLILQVSDLTSGAPLLLEGPGIETSATIAPAQMPRHFVEQWKQNTKRFPRGVDIILATAEGIACLPRTTRIKTMEA, encoded by the coding sequence ATGGATATCGCAGCGCAATCGATCGAGGGCGGTTTCGCCGATCCGGTGTTCAACGCCCAGACCGTTTTCCGTGCCGTCATGGACGCCATGGCGCGGCCGGGCAGTGCGCAGCCTCTGCCGACCTTGGCCCGCCCGCCGGCGCCGCTCTCGGCAATCGCCGGTGCCGTAGCCCTGGCGCTGTGCGACAACGACACGCCGCTCTGGCTCGACCCGGCCCTGCACGCCTCCGCCGCGATCGGCTCCTGGCTTGGTTTCCACACCGGCGCGCCGCTGGCCAACACGCCGGCCGACGCGCATTTCGCATTTGTCGCCACGCCGGCCGAGATGATGGCGCTGGACGGCTTTTCGCAGGGCACGCAGGATTATCCCGACCGCTCGACCACACTGATCCTGCAGGTCAGCGACCTCACTTCAGGCGCTCCGCTGCTGCTCGAAGGTCCTGGCATCGAAACCAGCGCCACGATCGCGCCGGCGCAGATGCCGCGCCACTTCGTCGAGCAGTGGAAGCAGAACACCAAGCGTTTTCCGCGCGGCGTCGACATCATTCTCGCCACCGCTGAAGGCATAGCCTGCCTGCCGCGCACGACGCGCATCAAGACGATGGAGGCGTAG
- the phnG gene encoding phosphonate C-P lyase system protein PhnG, with product MRGQEARDQAERKAAMATLAQSSGDDIVRLWNEAGLPSQAELLRGPETGLVTLRGRIGGGGAPFNVGEATVTRATVRLPSGQVGHCYALGRDKQKAKLAAIADALWQDPARRAEVEARLIAPLRSALTTAHEKRRAETAATKVDFFTMVRGED from the coding sequence ATGCGAGGACAGGAAGCCCGCGACCAGGCCGAGCGCAAGGCCGCCATGGCGACACTGGCGCAATCGAGCGGCGACGATATCGTCCGGCTCTGGAACGAGGCCGGCCTGCCTTCGCAAGCCGAATTGCTGCGCGGTCCCGAGACCGGCCTGGTGACGCTGCGCGGCCGCATCGGCGGAGGCGGCGCGCCCTTCAATGTCGGCGAGGCGACCGTCACCCGCGCCACCGTGCGGCTGCCGTCCGGACAGGTCGGCCATTGCTATGCGCTTGGCCGCGACAAGCAGAAGGCAAAGCTGGCGGCAATAGCCGACGCGCTGTGGCAGGACCCTGCCCGCCGCGCCGAGGTCGAGGCCAGGCTGATCGCGCCTTTGAGATCGGCGCTCACCACTGCCCATGAAAAACGCCGCGCCGAGACGGCGGCTACGAAGGTGGATTTCTTCACCATGGTTCGCGGAGAAGACTGA
- the phnF gene encoding phosphonate metabolism transcriptional regulator PhnF → MIGQMAADSIERRSGVSLWRQIADKILHGIAVGDFAENAALPPEVALAERYGVNRHTVRSAISALVQEGVLRAEQGRGTFVLSRKRLSYPIGARTRFSTGLQGQTSERHIVLLSSSVEPASQRVAEGLGLARGAEVIRLETRGEADGRPVSRAAGWFEAKRFAGIEKAMAETGSITASLARFGIDDYLRQSTVLSARHADAADLADLALQPGAIVLVTTSVNVTPDGQPVQFSESRFPAERVELKLSAL, encoded by the coding sequence ATGATTGGGCAAATGGCGGCCGACAGCATCGAGCGGCGCAGCGGCGTGTCGCTGTGGCGGCAGATTGCCGACAAGATCCTGCACGGAATTGCGGTGGGCGACTTCGCCGAGAATGCCGCGCTGCCGCCGGAAGTGGCGCTCGCCGAACGCTATGGCGTCAACCGCCACACGGTGCGCAGCGCCATATCGGCCCTCGTGCAGGAAGGTGTGCTGCGGGCCGAGCAGGGGCGCGGCACCTTCGTCCTGTCGCGCAAGCGGCTGTCCTATCCGATCGGCGCGCGCACGCGCTTTTCGACAGGCCTGCAAGGGCAGACGTCGGAACGGCATATCGTGCTGCTCTCCTCATCGGTCGAGCCGGCCAGCCAGCGTGTCGCCGAGGGGCTTGGCCTTGCCAGGGGCGCCGAGGTGATAAGGTTGGAGACGCGCGGCGAAGCCGATGGACGGCCTGTGTCACGCGCCGCCGGCTGGTTTGAGGCCAAGCGCTTTGCCGGCATCGAGAAGGCGATGGCTGAGACCGGCTCGATTACCGCGTCGTTGGCTCGTTTCGGCATAGACGATTATCTCAGGCAGTCCACCGTGCTGTCGGCGCGCCACGCCGATGCGGCCGATCTCGCCGACCTCGCCCTGCAGCCGGGCGCCATCGTGCTGGTGACGACCTCCGTCAATGTCACGCCTGACGGCCAGCCGGTCCAGTTTTCGGAGTCACGCTTCCCGGCGGAACGGGTCGAGCTGAAGCTGTCGGCGCTCTAA
- a CDS encoding zinc-binding alcohol dehydrogenase family protein, with translation MKAVVCRSPGDLALEDRPAPGKPPAGWALVAVSHVGICGTDYHIFEGKHPFLAYPRIMGHEVSGTIVETGEGVDLAVGEPVVINPYLSCGKCIACRHGKPNCCVKIEVLGVHRDGAMCEKILVPAQNLYPANGLSLADAAAVEFLAIGAHAVRRARADAGARTLVIGAGPIGLGTAIFARIAGLDVALLDMSSERLAFAAAELGFQTLDGSRGSVPDLIREATSGEGFDVVFDATGNTASVQSAFAHVAHGGTLVLVSVVKDDIVFSDPEFHKREMTLIGSRNALRADFDHVAASIRNGAVPLAKLVTHRTSLADTPRDLARWAHEKSGLIKAVIAIG, from the coding sequence ATGAAAGCCGTCGTCTGCCGCTCGCCCGGCGACCTTGCCCTGGAAGACCGTCCCGCGCCTGGAAAACCACCCGCTGGCTGGGCGCTGGTGGCAGTCAGCCATGTCGGCATCTGCGGCACCGACTACCACATTTTCGAGGGCAAGCACCCGTTCCTCGCCTATCCCCGCATCATGGGCCACGAGGTGTCGGGAACGATCGTCGAGACCGGTGAAGGCGTCGACCTTGCGGTTGGTGAACCGGTCGTCATCAATCCCTATCTGTCCTGCGGCAAGTGCATCGCCTGCCGGCACGGCAAGCCGAACTGCTGCGTCAAGATCGAGGTGCTCGGCGTGCATCGCGACGGCGCCATGTGCGAGAAGATCCTGGTGCCGGCGCAAAACCTCTATCCGGCCAATGGCCTGTCGCTGGCCGACGCCGCCGCCGTCGAATTCCTGGCCATCGGCGCGCATGCCGTGCGGCGTGCTAGGGCTGATGCCGGTGCCCGCACGCTGGTCATCGGCGCCGGCCCGATCGGGCTCGGCACCGCCATCTTCGCCCGCATCGCCGGGCTCGACGTGGCGCTGCTCGACATGAGCAGCGAACGGCTTGCCTTCGCGGCGGCCGAACTCGGCTTCCAGACCCTCGACGGCTCGCGCGGCTCGGTACCCGATCTGATCAGGGAAGCGACATCAGGCGAAGGCTTCGACGTGGTCTTCGACGCCACCGGCAACACCGCCTCGGTGCAGTCGGCCTTCGCCCATGTCGCGCATGGCGGGACATTGGTGCTGGTCAGTGTGGTCAAGGACGACATCGTCTTTTCCGACCCGGAATTCCACAAGCGTGAAATGACGCTAATCGGCAGCCGCAATGCGCTACGTGCCGACTTCGACCATGTCGCTGCCTCGATCCGCAACGGCGCCGTACCGCTGGCCAAGCTCGTCACCCACCGTACCTCGCTTGCCGATACGCCGCGCGATCTCGCCCGCTGGGCACATGAGAAGTCCGGCCTGATCAAGGCTGTGATCGCAATTGGATAA
- a CDS encoding ABC transporter permease encodes MSTEVIPVEKPKRNYNVLFGLTLLALLVLLWIILSLATPSFASGNNIANLLRQGSMIAIMAVGQTFVIITGGIDLSVGAVVGFATVIVALLINAGVPIWLAILATLLVGVAIGMFHGFGIVKMGLPPFIITLATLTSLRGIGLLMTNGNSININSDSFTAFSRNSFIGIPNLFWMVILVGIPAYVFLHHSRWGRYLFSVGSNAEASRLSGVNVQRTIYMAYTLSGLCAAFVGVLLAARIGIGNPTQAEGWELQAIASSVIGGTSLFGAVGSVHGPLLGAFILATINNGANLLNVNSFWQRIITGALIIIIVYFDGLRRRGK; translated from the coding sequence ATGAGCACCGAAGTCATACCGGTCGAAAAACCGAAGCGGAACTACAACGTCCTGTTCGGGCTGACGCTGCTGGCTTTGCTGGTGCTGCTCTGGATCATCCTCTCCTTGGCGACGCCAAGCTTTGCCTCGGGCAACAACATCGCCAATCTTCTGCGCCAGGGCTCGATGATCGCCATCATGGCGGTCGGCCAGACCTTCGTCATCATCACCGGCGGCATCGATCTGTCGGTCGGCGCCGTCGTCGGCTTCGCCACCGTCATCGTTGCCCTGCTGATCAATGCCGGTGTCCCCATATGGCTTGCCATTCTGGCGACGCTGCTGGTCGGCGTTGCCATCGGCATGTTTCACGGTTTCGGCATCGTCAAGATGGGCCTGCCACCTTTCATCATCACGCTGGCGACGCTCACCTCGCTGCGCGGCATCGGCTTGCTGATGACCAACGGCAATTCGATCAACATCAACAGCGACAGCTTCACGGCTTTCTCGCGCAATTCCTTCATCGGCATCCCCAATTTGTTCTGGATGGTCATTCTGGTCGGCATTCCGGCCTATGTTTTCCTGCATCACAGCCGCTGGGGCCGGTATCTCTTCTCGGTCGGCTCCAACGCCGAGGCCTCGCGCCTCTCCGGCGTCAACGTGCAGCGCACCATCTACATGGCCTACACGCTGTCGGGCCTGTGCGCGGCCTTCGTCGGCGTGCTGCTTGCCGCCCGCATCGGCATCGGCAATCCGACCCAGGCAGAGGGCTGGGAACTGCAGGCAATCGCCTCGTCGGTCATCGGCGGCACCTCGCTGTTCGGCGCCGTCGGCTCGGTGCATGGGCCGCTGCTCGGCGCCTTCATCCTGGCCACCATCAACAACGGCGCCAACCTGCTCAACGTCAACTCGTTCTGGCAGCGTATCATCACCGGCGCGCTGATCATCATCATCGTCTACTTCGACGGGCTACGCCGCCGCGGCAAGTAG
- a CDS encoding sugar ABC transporter ATP-binding protein, with amino-acid sequence MISTAQDLHPAPALQPGRTILELRGLEKRYPGTHALKPVNLAFKSGEIHAIVGENGAGKSTLIKLLTGVMPRTSGEVIWEGQPAALATPHEAMALGINAVHQEVVLCRHLTVAANMFLGEENSRFGILQQRAMVREAQKIIDDLGFDLPAHVTLGDLTIGQQQLIAAARATVRGTKFLIFDEPTAYLTRKEADQLFTLIRRLKGEGVTIIYISHRMEEVFELADRVSVLRDGTLVGTRNIAETNDAELVKMMINRSIEQVYHKEHFTPGAAIIEARNLSGKGFEDISMTVRAGEIVGLYGLIGAGRSEFVTTLYGRHRKSAGQILWQDKPVQINSEHDAIKLGMALAPESRRDQGLCLNLPVGLNLNLPIYKRISNNLLISSAQEKTQADRQIADLRIKTPTRGALASSLSGGNQQKIVIGKWLAHGAKLFIFDEPTVGVDVGTKAEIYRLFGALLSKGAGIILISSYLPEVYELADTLHVFRRGRLVASHGFRAASHEDVLTQAIG; translated from the coding sequence ATGATTTCGACAGCGCAGGACCTGCATCCCGCCCCCGCGCTGCAACCAGGGCGGACGATCCTCGAATTGCGGGGACTGGAGAAGCGCTATCCCGGCACGCACGCGTTGAAGCCGGTCAATCTTGCTTTCAAGTCGGGCGAAATCCACGCCATCGTCGGCGAGAATGGCGCCGGCAAATCAACTCTCATCAAGCTCTTGACCGGCGTCATGCCGCGCACTTCCGGAGAAGTCATCTGGGAGGGCCAGCCGGCGGCGCTCGCGACACCGCATGAGGCGATGGCGCTCGGCATCAATGCGGTGCACCAGGAGGTCGTGCTGTGCCGTCACCTGACGGTCGCCGCCAACATGTTCCTCGGCGAGGAGAATTCCCGCTTCGGCATCCTGCAGCAGCGCGCCATGGTCAGGGAAGCGCAGAAGATCATCGACGATCTCGGCTTCGACCTGCCGGCGCATGTCACGCTGGGTGATCTCACAATCGGCCAGCAGCAGCTGATCGCGGCGGCCCGCGCCACCGTGCGCGGCACCAAATTCCTGATCTTCGACGAGCCGACCGCTTACCTCACCCGCAAGGAGGCCGACCAGCTCTTCACGCTGATCCGCCGATTGAAGGGCGAAGGCGTGACGATCATCTATATCAGCCACCGCATGGAGGAAGTGTTCGAGCTCGCCGACCGTGTTTCCGTGCTGCGCGACGGCACGCTGGTCGGCACCCGCAACATCGCCGAGACCAACGATGCCGAGCTGGTCAAGATGATGATCAACCGCTCGATCGAGCAGGTCTACCACAAGGAGCATTTTACGCCGGGCGCCGCCATCATCGAGGCAAGGAACCTGTCCGGCAAGGGCTTCGAGGATATCTCGATGACCGTTCGGGCCGGCGAGATCGTCGGGCTGTACGGTTTGATCGGTGCCGGGCGCAGCGAGTTCGTCACCACGCTCTACGGTCGCCACCGCAAGTCTGCCGGCCAGATTCTGTGGCAAGACAAGCCAGTTCAGATCAATTCTGAACATGACGCGATCAAGCTCGGCATGGCGCTGGCTCCGGAAAGCCGCCGCGATCAGGGCCTGTGTCTCAATTTGCCGGTTGGGCTCAATCTCAACCTGCCGATCTACAAGCGCATTTCGAACAATCTGCTGATTTCGAGCGCCCAGGAAAAGACGCAAGCCGACCGCCAGATTGCCGATCTGCGCATCAAGACGCCAACGCGCGGCGCACTCGCCTCCAGCCTGTCGGGCGGCAATCAGCAGAAGATCGTCATCGGCAAATGGCTGGCGCACGGCGCCAAGCTGTTCATCTTCGACGAGCCGACGGTGGGCGTCGATGTCGGCACCAAGGCCGAAATCTACCGCCTGTTCGGCGCGCTGCTGTCGAAAGGCGCCGGCATCATCCTGATCTCATCCTATCTGCCGGAGGTCTATGAGCTCGCCGACACGCTGCATGTGTTCCGGCGCGGCAGGCTGGTGGCCAGCCACGGCTTTCGCGCCGCCAGCCATGAAGACGTGCTGACGCAGGCGATCGGCTAA
- a CDS encoding ABC transporter substrate-binding protein — MKFVTSILNRRAVIALAAASMLAGTMHTAPVSAADVTIPIIVKDTTSFYWQIVLAGARKAGKDLGVNVPELGAQAETDVNGQISILENAVASNPAAIVISPTEFKALGKPIDEAAAKVKIIGIDSGADSKAFTSFLTTDNVQGGRVAADGLAAAIGAANGGKIEGDVALITNAPGAGSLEQRKQGFTEQLKAKYPGLKLVADKYADGQATTGLNIATDLITANPNLKGIFASNLIMAQGVGQAVAENNLGGKLALVGFDSDEKLIKFLNDGVISALVVQDPYRMGYDGIKTALAASKGEKVEANVDTGANLVTKDNMKDPKIDALLNPKLK; from the coding sequence ATGAAATTCGTGACCAGCATACTCAACCGCCGCGCCGTCATCGCGCTGGCAGCAGCTTCGATGCTCGCCGGAACCATGCATACCGCACCGGTTTCCGCGGCCGACGTGACCATTCCGATCATCGTCAAGGACACCACGTCCTTCTACTGGCAGATCGTTCTGGCCGGCGCCCGCAAGGCCGGCAAGGATCTCGGCGTCAATGTGCCGGAGCTCGGTGCCCAGGCTGAGACCGACGTCAACGGCCAGATCTCGATCCTCGAAAACGCCGTCGCCAGCAACCCGGCGGCCATCGTCATCTCGCCGACCGAATTCAAGGCGCTCGGCAAGCCGATCGATGAAGCCGCTGCCAAGGTCAAGATCATCGGCATCGATTCCGGCGCCGACTCCAAGGCCTTCACTTCGTTCCTGACCACCGACAACGTCCAGGGTGGCCGCGTCGCCGCTGACGGCCTCGCAGCCGCCATCGGCGCCGCCAATGGCGGCAAGATCGAGGGCGACGTCGCCCTGATCACCAACGCACCCGGCGCCGGTTCGCTCGAACAGCGCAAGCAGGGCTTCACCGAACAGCTCAAGGCCAAATATCCAGGCCTCAAGCTGGTCGCCGACAAGTACGCTGACGGCCAGGCCACCACCGGCCTCAACATCGCCACCGACCTGATCACCGCCAACCCGAACCTCAAGGGTATCTTCGCCTCCAACCTGATCATGGCGCAGGGCGTCGGTCAGGCTGTCGCCGAAAACAACCTTGGCGGCAAGCTGGCGCTGGTCGGCTTCGACAGCGACGAGAAGCTGATCAAGTTCCTCAACGATGGCGTCATTTCCGCCCTCGTCGTCCAGGATCCCTACCGGATGGGCTATGACGGCATCAAGACCGCGCTCGCCGCCTCGAAGGGCGAGAAGGTCGAAGCCAATGTCGACACCGGCGCCAATCTGGTGACCAAGGACAACATGAAGGATCCCAAGATCGACGCGCTGCTCAACCCGAAGCTCAAGTAG
- a CDS encoding aldo/keto reductase — MEKRRIGQTALEVTEISFGGAALGGLYRACSREQAMETLQGAWEAGLRYFDTAPFYGFGLSERRFGDFLRYKPRDSYVLSTKVGRLFRPVPEDQVPDHSYVDPLPFALDYDYSYDGIMRSVDFSYARLGLNKIDILYVHDIGAYTHGVEKTKLHFRQLMDGGLKALEELKRAGAISAYGLGVNEVQICLDVMRRAPLDCILLASRYSLLDRSAEAELLPLCLKQQTSLVIGGVFNSGILATGPVTGAHFDYAPANADVLHRVDAMEKIASEGGYPLAAAAFQFPLHEPVVATVLTGTAKLANLTRNLELLDVDVPKTEYAKYRPYTVVQELA, encoded by the coding sequence ATGGAAAAACGCCGCATCGGCCAGACGGCGCTCGAGGTCACCGAGATCAGCTTCGGTGGTGCCGCGCTCGGCGGCCTCTACCGGGCCTGTTCACGCGAACAGGCGATGGAGACGCTGCAAGGCGCCTGGGAAGCTGGCCTGCGCTATTTCGACACCGCGCCCTTCTATGGTTTTGGTCTGTCGGAGCGCCGCTTCGGCGATTTCCTGCGCTACAAGCCGCGCGATTCCTATGTGCTGTCGACCAAGGTCGGCCGCCTGTTCCGACCGGTGCCTGAAGATCAGGTGCCCGATCACTCCTATGTCGATCCGCTGCCGTTCGCGCTGGACTACGACTATTCCTATGACGGCATCATGCGCTCGGTCGATTTCAGCTATGCGCGGCTTGGCCTCAACAAGATCGATATCCTGTACGTCCACGACATCGGCGCCTATACGCACGGCGTAGAGAAGACCAAGCTACACTTTCGCCAGCTGATGGATGGCGGCCTCAAGGCGCTCGAGGAGCTGAAGCGGGCCGGCGCGATTTCCGCCTATGGGCTCGGCGTCAATGAAGTCCAGATTTGCCTCGATGTGATGCGCCGCGCGCCGCTCGACTGCATCCTGCTCGCCAGCCGCTATTCCTTGCTCGACCGCAGCGCGGAAGCCGAACTTCTGCCGCTGTGCCTGAAACAACAGACGTCGCTGGTCATCGGCGGCGTCTTCAACTCCGGCATATTGGCAACAGGTCCCGTAACTGGCGCGCATTTCGACTATGCGCCAGCAAACGCGGACGTCCTTCACCGGGTCGACGCCATGGAGAAGATCGCCAGCGAAGGCGGCTACCCCTTGGCCGCCGCCGCCTTCCAGTTTCCGCTGCACGAACCGGTGGTGGCCACTGTGCTGACCGGTACCGCCAAACTGGCGAACCTGACGCGCAATCTCGAACTGCTCGACGTCGACGTGCCGAAAACGGAGTATGCCAAATATCGTCCCTACACAGTGGTGCAAGAGCTGGCGTGA
- a CDS encoding UxaA family hydrolase, which produces MNVSNTILLSPADNVAVANGRIEIGTVLPGGALATALIEPGHKVAIKPIAAGEAVVKYAQAIGRATQGIAPGEHVHSHNLVFEAGRLPVVPPSEAEHATEADRIRTFMGYRRADGRAGTRNFIGILASVNCSATVCHSIADTANRTLLPKYPGIDGFVPIVHGQGCGMSATGDGMMVLHRTLAGYARHPNFGGVLMVGLGCEVNQLTLYGQKGVAAGKRHFNIQDAGGSRKSVEKAMLVLAEIAEEVGQLKREPIPVSEIVVGLQCGGSDGMSGITANPALGAAVDILAGVGGIGILSETTEIYGAEHLLAYRAATPEIAKKLDGYVKWWEDHVAKHGASIDNNPSPGNKRGGLTTILEKSLGAVAKGGQTPLNGVFGYAEKVTGNGLVFMDTPGYDPVSATGQVAGGANVIVFTTGRGSCFGCRPTPSIKVATNSTMYHQMEEDMDVNCGVIASGEKTIAGMGREIFELIVETASGRKTKSEDFGYGDNEFVPWHLGATL; this is translated from the coding sequence GTGAACGTCTCCAACACCATCCTTCTGTCCCCCGCCGACAACGTCGCCGTTGCCAATGGCCGCATCGAGATCGGCACCGTGCTGCCGGGCGGGGCGCTTGCCACCGCCCTCATCGAGCCCGGCCACAAAGTGGCGATCAAGCCGATCGCCGCCGGTGAAGCCGTGGTCAAATACGCCCAGGCGATCGGCCGCGCCACGCAGGGCATCGCGCCGGGCGAGCATGTCCATTCGCACAATCTGGTGTTCGAGGCCGGCCGTCTGCCGGTGGTGCCGCCGAGCGAGGCCGAGCACGCAACCGAGGCCGACCGTATCAGAACCTTCATGGGCTATCGCCGCGCCGACGGCCGCGCCGGCACACGCAACTTCATCGGCATCCTCGCCAGCGTCAATTGCTCGGCCACCGTCTGCCATTCCATCGCCGACACCGCCAACCGGACCTTGCTGCCGAAATATCCCGGCATCGACGGCTTCGTGCCGATCGTCCACGGCCAGGGCTGCGGCATGAGCGCCACCGGCGACGGCATGATGGTGCTGCACCGCACGCTGGCCGGCTATGCCCGCCATCCGAATTTCGGCGGCGTGCTGATGGTCGGCCTCGGCTGTGAGGTCAACCAGCTTACCCTTTACGGCCAAAAGGGTGTCGCCGCCGGCAAACGGCATTTCAACATCCAGGACGCCGGCGGGTCGCGCAAATCGGTGGAAAAGGCGATGTTGGTGCTGGCCGAGATCGCCGAGGAAGTCGGCCAGTTGAAGCGCGAACCGATCCCGGTCAGCGAAATTGTCGTCGGCCTGCAATGCGGCGGTTCCGACGGCATGTCCGGCATTACGGCCAATCCGGCGTTGGGTGCCGCTGTCGACATCCTGGCCGGCGTCGGCGGCATCGGCATTCTCTCCGAGACCACGGAAATCTACGGCGCTGAGCATCTGCTCGCCTATCGTGCGGCGACGCCGGAGATCGCCAAGAAACTCGACGGCTATGTGAAGTGGTGGGAAGATCACGTCGCTAAACACGGCGCCTCGATCGACAACAACCCCTCGCCCGGCAACAAGCGCGGCGGCCTCACCACAATCCTGGAAAAGTCGCTGGGCGCGGTCGCCAAGGGCGGCCAGACGCCGCTCAACGGCGTGTTCGGCTATGCCGAAAAGGTCACCGGCAATGGACTGGTGTTCATGGACACGCCCGGCTACGACCCGGTCTCGGCCACCGGCCAGGTCGCGGGCGGCGCCAATGTCATCGTCTTCACCACCGGCCGCGGTTCCTGCTTCGGCTGCCGGCCGACGCCATCGATCAAGGTCGCCACCAACTCGACCATGTATCACCAGATGGAAGAGGACATGGACGTCAATTGCGGCGTCATCGCCTCGGGCGAAAAGACCATCGCCGGCATGGGCCGCGAGATCTTCGAGCTGATCGTCGAGACGGCTTCGGGCCGCAAGACCAAGAGCGAGGATTTTGGCTACGGCGACAACGAGTTCGTGCCGTGGCATCTCGGCGCGACGCTCTAG
- a CDS encoding GntR family transcriptional regulator gives MSKSNNVYKDAYNRCLRLLDETRSLPSEPELGALLGVSRTTVRSILSRMEETGLIAWNKRAKTVLRDPRPDDFFPEEETDTLAEIIERSFMRRLLAGGAEAGMQINELELAREIGVGTTSVREFLIRFSRFGLIEKRRNSHWVLKGFTRAFALELTEIREMFEIRSAAAFAALPPDSPVWADLDRLEEQHRVLQRDIATRFNEFSELDERFHRLIHRASLNRFIVDFYDVIAMIFHYHYQWNKAQERERNEVAIGEHLAYIEALKSRDLGKVDVACRKHLKSARQTLLTSIPESRSPQKS, from the coding sequence ATGTCGAAGAGCAACAACGTCTACAAGGATGCCTATAACAGGTGCCTCAGGCTGCTCGACGAGACGCGTAGCCTGCCGTCGGAACCGGAGTTGGGTGCGCTGCTCGGCGTCAGCCGCACGACCGTGCGCAGCATCCTTTCGCGCATGGAGGAGACCGGACTGATCGCCTGGAACAAGCGCGCCAAGACGGTGCTGCGCGACCCGCGTCCCGACGATTTCTTCCCCGAGGAAGAGACCGATACGCTCGCCGAGATCATCGAGCGGTCGTTCATGCGCAGGCTGCTCGCGGGCGGCGCAGAGGCCGGCATGCAGATCAACGAGCTTGAACTGGCGCGCGAGATCGGCGTCGGCACCACCAGCGTGCGCGAGTTCCTGATCCGCTTCTCGCGCTTCGGCCTGATCGAGAAGCGCCGCAACAGCCACTGGGTGCTGAAGGGTTTCACGCGGGCCTTCGCGCTCGAACTGACGGAAATCCGCGAGATGTTCGAGATACGCTCGGCGGCGGCTTTCGCCGCTCTGCCGCCGGACAGCCCGGTCTGGGCCGATCTCGACCGGCTGGAAGAGCAGCATCGTGTTCTGCAGCGCGACATTGCCACGCGCTTCAACGAATTCTCGGAGCTGGACGAGCGCTTTCACCGGCTCATCCATCGCGCCTCGCTCAACCGCTTCATCGTCGATTTCTATGACGTCATCGCCATGATCTTCCACTACCACTACCAGTGGAACAAGGCACAGGAGCGCGAACGCAACGAAGTCGCGATCGGCGAGCATCTTGCCTATATCGAGGCGCTCAAATCGCGCGACCTCGGCAAAGTCGACGTCGCTTGCCGCAAGCACCTGAAGTCGGCGCGCCAGACATTGCTGACCTCGATCCCTGAAAGCCGCTCACCGCAAAAATCCTGA
- a CDS encoding DUF2946 family protein: protein MPVALVAAYLLLLQSTLGAFAFGIGPNAAQLDAFGNVICTRDGATQLPGGDQHPSHLPACCTLGCGMFSSAFAPPSDVGLAPGSLSFETVAFVFPASIHLDFARERSPSNPRAPPLAA, encoded by the coding sequence ATGCCGGTCGCGCTTGTCGCGGCCTATCTGCTGTTGCTCCAGTCGACGCTCGGCGCATTCGCCTTCGGCATCGGGCCGAATGCTGCGCAGCTCGATGCTTTCGGCAACGTCATCTGCACCCGCGACGGCGCCACCCAGCTTCCCGGCGGTGACCAGCACCCGTCGCATCTGCCGGCCTGCTGCACGCTTGGCTGCGGCATGTTCTCATCGGCCTTTGCGCCGCCGTCGGATGTCGGGCTGGCCCCGGGCAGCCTTTCGTTTGAAACGGTCGCCTTCGTCTTTCCGGCGAGCATTCATCTCGACTTTGCGCGCGAACGCTCGCCGTCGAACCCGCGCGCACCGCCGCTGGCGGCCTGA